In the genome of Ignavibacteriales bacterium, one region contains:
- a CDS encoding T9SS type A sorting domain-containing protein encodes MKISHCFMLFIIFVAVQINVAQQINKVIVSGYGGQHDLDVKNAFHLGYSSYNNSQFTGEVLLYSGTLQTSFNYAALNDYDLIIRSTTGLVTGLQLAPYYPDIKLVMPSGSNSFVQTFSGDVVNSPVVVTGAGVTSNVTGYKLEFFSIDPITTDNQSSYSNGYIAGQLTFIANMLHCSFDSARIVARESSSQNGVFSTYNGFGKILTENIFTGELPVELVSFTAKVYDNKIILDWKTNTETNNYGFEIERTISAGTGAGWQSIGFVDGNGNSNSPHYYSFVDIDYPKSDKLIYRLKQIDTDGKYEYSNEIEVDISAISIDYALYQNYPNPFNPSTKISFNLAKEEFVNINIYSVLGGKITTLTNQFFEAGKHEIDFNADAFSSGIYLYKIEVGVNGEKFSQIKKMNLIK; translated from the coding sequence ATGAAGATAAGTCATTGCTTTATGCTCTTTATTATTTTTGTTGCAGTACAAATAAATGTTGCGCAACAAATTAATAAAGTGATCGTTTCCGGTTACGGCGGTCAGCATGATCTTGATGTTAAAAATGCTTTTCATCTCGGCTATTCAAGTTATAACAACTCACAGTTTACAGGCGAAGTCCTTTTATACTCCGGCACATTACAAACAAGCTTCAACTATGCTGCTCTCAATGATTACGATCTAATCATCCGCTCAACGACCGGGCTTGTTACTGGCTTACAGCTTGCGCCATATTATCCGGATATAAAGTTAGTTATGCCTTCAGGAAGTAATTCATTCGTTCAAACATTTTCAGGCGATGTAGTGAATTCTCCCGTTGTCGTTACCGGCGCGGGTGTTACATCAAATGTAACCGGGTATAAACTTGAATTTTTTTCTATCGATCCCATTACAACGGACAATCAATCAAGTTATTCAAACGGATATATTGCGGGGCAGCTGACATTCATTGCTAATATGTTGCATTGCAGTTTCGATTCAGCAAGAATTGTTGCAAGGGAATCGTCCTCTCAAAATGGAGTTTTCAGCACCTATAACGGATTTGGAAAAATACTAACTGAAAATATTTTTACGGGGGAATTGCCAGTCGAATTAGTCTCATTCACCGCAAAAGTTTATGATAACAAAATAATTCTTGATTGGAAGACGAATACCGAAACGAATAATTATGGTTTTGAAATTGAGAGAACCATCAGTGCCGGAACAGGCGCCGGTTGGCAATCTATCGGGTTTGTTGATGGAAACGGCAACAGCAATAGTCCTCACTATTATTCATTCGTCGATATCGATTATCCAAAATCGGATAAACTTATTTACAGGTTAAAACAAATTGATACCGACGGAAAGTATGAATACTCAAATGAAATTGAAGTTGATATAAGTGCTATAAGTATTGATTACGCGCTTTACCAGAATTATCCCAATCCATTTAACCCTTCAACTAAAATTAGTTTTAATCTTGCCAAAGAAGAATTTGTGAATATAAATATTTACTCGGTTCTTGGAGGAAAGATAACTACACTTACAAATCAGTTTTTTGAAGCAGGTAAACATGAAATTGATTTCAATGCTGACGCATTTTCTTCGGGAATCTATTTATATAAGATTGAAGTGGGGGTAAACGGCGAGAAATTTTCGCAGATCAAAAAAATGAATTTGATTAAGTGA